The genomic region ATTGACAATTTCCGAACTGTCCCAACACACCACATCAAGATAACTTCGTGCGTATGCTAAGGCTTCAGGGGAAATAGGATCAAAAATATAAGTTTTCATAACATACCCTCCATGACTTCCTCATTTTATAATGTCTTATAATACCGCCTTATTAGCTTTTTGGGCTGCGATCCGGGATTGGCTCAATCATTGTTAATAATAGCATGAGTGTAAGTAATGAAGTTCCAGACAAGAATACAAATACCATATTCCAACTAAAAACATCGAGAATTACACCAACCGCAAAAGGGGCAAAGGCACCGCCGAGAGAACCGGAAGTATTGATAATAGCTGCGGCAAACGGACATTTCTCTTTCGTTGTAATTCCCATTGGATATGCTAAAAATGTTGAATATCCTAGATTTAAGAAAATACCTGCAGTTAGAAGTAAAAATCCTAAAATAGTCGGATCATTGGGAGCGTATAAAAGAGAATACATTAATACTACAGTACTAGCGGCTGTTATCATCATATTGGGTTTACGCTTGCTGGCGAATACTTTATCGGATATAATTCCGCCAATAATATTTCCCAGCACGGCACCGACCCAAGGTGCTGCAGCAACAAGCCCGACTTTTACAATAGAAAAGTGCTTAACATTAATGAGATAGCTGGGTATCCATGTCATGATAGTATAAGTAATACCTACTAAGAAAAAGTAACCAAGAGCACATGCCCAGACATTCCATGAGCGTAATATTTCACTGTTTGTTGCTAAGGGCTTTATCATTTTAGTTCGAATCAATTGATCAACCAATCCACGAGAATTTTCAGTATCAACCTGATCATCTGATTGATTTTTTTTATGAATCTCTATGGTAGAGTTATTAATATAATCAACTTCTGCTTGATTA from Pelorhabdus rhamnosifermentans harbors:
- a CDS encoding MFS transporter; translated protein: MMGEKKTGHRWWVLALIFLIYMVAGADRSNIGMVVPFIKKTFSLSNTDIGAMASFFYLTYACVQIPAGHLFSKKGVRKFLPISVILTSMATFIMGVANSGVHLKMARALLGFAEGPLNIGCITSINRWFPTQEKGIATGVFMSSIKFAPAFVPPLCAWIILTFGWREVFYAFAVPGFLLAVLWWIFVNDKPEDSKFCNQAEVDYINNSTIEIHKKNQSDDQVDTENSRGLVDQLIRTKMIKPLATNSEILRSWNVWACALGYFFLVGITYTIMTWIPSYLINVKHFSIVKVGLVAAAPWVGAVLGNIIGGIISDKVFASKRKPNMMITAASTVVLMYSLLYAPNDPTILGFLLLTAGIFLNLGYSTFLAYPMGITTKEKCPFAAAIINTSGSLGGAFAPFAVGVILDVFSWNMVFVFLSGTSLLTLMLLLTMIEPIPDRSPKS